The following proteins come from a genomic window of Achromobacter sp. AONIH1:
- a CDS encoding alpha-E domain-containing protein: protein MLSRTADNLFWMCRYTERAENTARMLDVNLQMSLLPQDAQAREGSWLAVLRISELQGLYRARHAAISPHDVLHFMVRDADNPSSIYSCVHAARENARAVRGSLTTEVWETYNTTWLELQKHLHTGLLERNPGEFFEWMKFRSHLARGVTIGTMLEDEALYFMRIGMHLERADNTARMLDVKFHERGGNGHAGEARNDAAAPPTAAQSEFYRWSALLSSVSGLEIYRKVYRDVITPDRVAELLILRPDMPRSLLAAIHSLSDDLARVANQRSAETQRRTGMLRAELQYGRVEDILASGLHQYLEHFLDRINDLGNRISQDFLVPLSA from the coding sequence ATGCTGAGCCGAACCGCCGACAACCTGTTCTGGATGTGCCGCTACACCGAGCGCGCCGAGAACACGGCCCGCATGCTGGACGTGAACCTGCAGATGTCGCTGCTGCCGCAGGACGCGCAGGCGCGCGAGGGCTCGTGGCTGGCCGTGCTGCGCATCTCCGAGCTGCAGGGCCTGTACCGCGCCCGGCACGCCGCCATCTCGCCGCACGACGTGCTGCACTTCATGGTGCGCGACGCCGACAATCCCTCGTCCATCTATTCCTGCGTGCACGCCGCCCGCGAGAACGCGCGCGCCGTGCGCGGCAGCCTGACCACCGAGGTCTGGGAAACCTACAACACCACCTGGCTGGAACTGCAGAAGCACCTGCACACCGGCCTGCTGGAACGCAATCCGGGCGAGTTCTTCGAATGGATGAAGTTCCGCTCGCACCTGGCGCGCGGCGTCACCATCGGCACCATGCTGGAAGACGAAGCGCTGTATTTCATGCGCATCGGCATGCACCTGGAACGCGCCGACAACACCGCGCGCATGCTGGACGTGAAGTTCCACGAACGCGGCGGCAACGGCCACGCCGGCGAGGCGCGCAACGACGCCGCCGCGCCGCCGACGGCCGCGCAAAGCGAGTTCTACCGCTGGTCGGCGCTGCTCAGCTCGGTGTCGGGCCTGGAGATCTACCGCAAGGTCTACCGCGACGTGATCACGCCCGATCGCGTGGCCGAGCTGCTGATCCTTCGGCCGGACATGCCGCGCTCGCTGCTGGCCGCGATCCACTCGCTGTCCGACGACCTGGCGCGCGTGGCCAACCAGCGCTCGGCGGAAACGCAGCGCCGCACCGGCATGCTGCGCGCGGAACTGCAATACGGGCGCGTCGAGGACATCCTGGCCAGCGGGTTGCACCAGTACCTGGAGCACTTCCTGGACCGCATCAACGATCTCGGCAACCGCATCAGCCAGGATTTCCTGGTGCCCTTGTCGGCGTAG
- a CDS encoding transglutaminase family protein gives MKQIITHVTHYRYTAPVTYSIQTLRLTPRDDEHQRVLRWHIEAPGALERQVDAYGNITHTLTLNRPHTDIELRVVGQVVVGALARGALGGEDSRLPVHAYCVQTALTQADETILAFTRHALPDGLNTPDDALALARAICDRVAYEPGMTDVTTAANQVLAMGHGVCQDHAHLFLACARGLGVPARYVSGYLYTTAEHAASHAWADIWLPGAGWTSVDITNRQFASECHCRLAVARDYDSASPVRGVRNGGGEESMEVTVQVQTAAQQ, from the coding sequence ATGAAACAGATCATCACCCACGTGACCCATTACCGCTACACCGCGCCTGTGACCTACAGCATCCAGACGCTGCGCCTCACGCCGCGCGACGACGAGCACCAGCGCGTGCTGCGCTGGCATATCGAGGCGCCCGGCGCGCTGGAGCGGCAAGTGGACGCCTACGGCAATATCACCCATACCCTGACGCTGAACCGCCCGCACACCGACATCGAGCTGCGCGTGGTCGGACAGGTTGTGGTGGGCGCGCTCGCGCGCGGCGCGCTGGGCGGCGAGGACAGCCGGCTGCCGGTGCATGCCTACTGCGTGCAGACGGCGCTGACCCAGGCCGACGAGACCATCCTGGCCTTCACCCGCCACGCGCTGCCCGACGGCCTGAACACGCCCGACGACGCGCTGGCGCTGGCGCGCGCCATCTGCGACCGCGTAGCGTATGAGCCCGGCATGACCGACGTGACCACCGCGGCCAACCAGGTGCTGGCCATGGGCCACGGCGTCTGCCAGGACCACGCCCACCTGTTCCTGGCCTGCGCGCGCGGCCTGGGCGTGCCCGCGCGCTACGTCAGCGGCTACCTGTACACCACCGCCGAGCACGCCGCCAGCCACGCCTGGGCCGACATCTGGCTGCCGGGCGCGGGCTGGACCAGCGTGGACATCACCAACCGCCAGTTCGCCTCGGAATGCCATTGCCGGCTGGCCGTGGCGCGCGACTACGACTCGGCCTCGCCGGTGCGCGGCGTGCGCAATGGCGGCGGCGAGGAATCCATGGAAGTCACCGTGCAGGTGCAGACCGCGGCGCAGCAATGA
- a CDS encoding proteasome-type protease produces the protein MTYCVAARLNAGLVFLSDSRTNAGVDQISVYRKMTVFERPGERVLVLMTAGNLAVSQAVLDGLARQQQEGGETLWNAPDMFEAARRIGNAVREVYRREADALREQGVDFNVSLIFGGQIGAERCRLFQIYAAGNFIEAGEECPYFQIGEAKYGKPILDRVLQPDTPLDEAAKCALISMDSTLRSNISVGLPLDLLVYDTGALRVTHFASIDEHNEYFRMIRGTWGERLRQVFAEIPDPLWTNPESPDSLVPASRVHQPKRVDPMDVPQESYPAPQVLAEGPGSDQLN, from the coding sequence ATGACCTACTGCGTCGCCGCCCGCCTGAACGCCGGCCTGGTTTTCCTGTCCGACTCCCGCACCAACGCGGGGGTGGACCAGATCAGCGTCTACCGCAAGATGACCGTCTTCGAACGCCCCGGCGAACGCGTGCTGGTCCTGATGACCGCCGGCAACCTGGCCGTCAGCCAGGCCGTGCTGGACGGCCTGGCCCGCCAGCAGCAGGAAGGCGGCGAAACGCTATGGAACGCGCCCGATATGTTCGAGGCCGCGCGCCGCATCGGCAACGCCGTGCGCGAGGTCTACCGCCGCGAGGCCGACGCGCTGCGCGAACAGGGCGTGGACTTCAACGTCAGCCTGATTTTCGGGGGCCAGATCGGCGCCGAACGCTGCCGGCTGTTCCAGATCTACGCCGCCGGCAACTTCATCGAGGCTGGCGAGGAATGCCCGTACTTCCAGATCGGCGAGGCCAAGTACGGCAAGCCCATCCTGGACCGCGTGCTGCAACCCGATACGCCGCTGGACGAGGCCGCCAAGTGCGCGCTGATCTCCATGGATTCCACGCTGCGCTCGAACATCTCGGTCGGCCTGCCACTGGACCTGCTGGTCTACGACACCGGCGCGCTGCGCGTCACGCACTTCGCCAGCATCGACGAGCACAACGAATACTTCCGCATGATCCGCGGCACCTGGGGCGAACGCCTGCGCCAGGTCTTCGCCGAAATCCCCGACCCGCTGTGGACCAACCCCGAGTCGCCCGACTCCCTGGTGCCCGCCAGCCGCGTGCACCAGCCCAAGCGGGTCGACCCCATGGACGTGCCGCAGGAAAGCTACCCGGCGCCGCAGGTGCTGGCCGAGGGGCCGGGGTCGGATCAGTTGAACTAG
- the metF gene encoding methylenetetrahydrofolate reductase [NAD(P)H] has protein sequence MSESTSPAFSLEFFPPRDLAGQERLVRAAKQMLAIQPKYVSVTFGAGGSTRAGTADAVRTLRNLGCDAAPHLSCVGASRQDLRDILQAYKNEGVRRVVALRGDLPSGMGGDAGELRYANELVSFIREETGDWFHIEVAAYPEMHPQAASPSADLAHFVAKVRAGANAAITQYFFNADAYFDFVDRAQAKGVNVPIVPGIMPITNHSQLLRFSEMCGAEVPRWIRLRLAEFGDDKASIRAFGVDVVTELCQTLLDNGAPGVHFYTLNHAEAPMAIWRELSR, from the coding sequence ATGTCCGAATCGACTTCTCCTGCATTCAGCCTGGAGTTCTTTCCCCCCCGCGACCTGGCCGGCCAGGAACGGCTGGTGCGCGCGGCCAAGCAGATGCTGGCGATCCAGCCCAAGTACGTCAGCGTGACGTTCGGCGCGGGCGGCTCGACGCGCGCCGGCACCGCCGACGCGGTGCGCACGCTGCGCAACCTGGGTTGTGACGCGGCGCCGCACCTGTCCTGCGTGGGCGCGTCCCGCCAGGACCTGCGCGACATCCTGCAGGCCTACAAGAACGAAGGCGTGCGGCGCGTGGTCGCGCTGCGCGGCGACCTGCCGTCCGGCATGGGCGGCGACGCGGGCGAGCTGCGCTATGCCAACGAGCTGGTGTCCTTCATCCGCGAGGAAACCGGCGACTGGTTCCACATCGAAGTGGCGGCCTATCCCGAAATGCACCCGCAGGCCGCCAGTCCGTCGGCCGACCTGGCGCATTTCGTGGCCAAGGTGCGGGCCGGCGCCAACGCCGCCATCACGCAATATTTCTTCAACGCCGACGCCTATTTCGACTTCGTCGACCGGGCCCAGGCCAAGGGCGTGAACGTGCCGATCGTGCCGGGCATCATGCCCATCACCAACCACTCGCAGCTGCTGCGCTTCTCGGAAATGTGCGGCGCCGAAGTGCCGCGCTGGATCCGTCTGCGCCTGGCCGAGTTCGGCGACGACAAGGCCTCGATCCGCGCCTTCGGCGTGGACGTGGTGACCGAGCTGTGCCAGACCCTGCTGGACAACGGCGCGCCGGGCGTGCATTTCTATACGCTCAACCACGCCGAGGCGCCGATGGCGATCTGGCGCGAGCTGTCGCGTTGA
- a CDS encoding phage holin family protein, whose protein sequence is MSMILVWILNAVALLAVAYLLPGITVASFGSALIAALVLGLVNMLVKPVLVLLTLPITIVTLGLFLIVINALLFWFVGSVLKGFQVNGFWWAVGGAILYSIISGLLTKLIP, encoded by the coding sequence ATGTCCATGATTCTCGTCTGGATCCTGAACGCGGTGGCCCTGCTGGCGGTCGCCTACCTGCTGCCCGGCATCACGGTGGCCAGTTTCGGTTCGGCGCTGATCGCCGCGCTGGTGCTGGGCCTGGTGAACATGCTGGTCAAGCCGGTGCTGGTGCTGCTGACGCTGCCCATCACCATCGTCACGCTCGGCCTCTTTCTCATCGTGATCAACGCCTTGTTGTTCTGGTTCGTCGGCTCCGTGCTGAAGGGCTTCCAGGTCAACGGGTTCTGGTGGGCCGTGGGCGGAGCGATCCTCTACAGCATCATCTCCGGCCTGCTGACCAAGTTGATCCCGTAG
- the ahcY gene encoding adenosylhomocysteinase: MNAVTDKSFSDYIVADLSLAGWGRRELAIAETEMPGLMAIREEFAAKQPLKGARIAGSLHMTIQTGVLIETLVALGAEVRWASCNIFSTQDHAAAAIAASGTPVFAVKGETLEEYWQYTHKIFEWPNGQNANMILDDGGDATLMLHLGTKAEKDISVLANPGSEEERILFAAIKETLKRDPKWYSTRLALIKGVTEETTTGVHRLYQMSQKGELAFAAINVNDSVTKSKFDNLYGCRESLVDGIKRATDVMVAGKIAVVAGYGDVGKGCAQALVALRAQVWVTEIDPICALQAAMEGFKVVTMEEAAAHGDIFVTATGNFHVITREHMNAMKDQAIVCNIGHFDNEIDVASLADCKWEEIKPQVDHVIFPDGKRIILLAQGRLVNLGCATGHPSFVMSSSFANQTIAQIELYTRNEAYKSGEVYVLPKHLDEKVARLHLKKLGVNLTTLRKDQADYISVPVEGPYKPNHYRY; this comes from the coding sequence ATGCCCGGCCTGATGGCCATCCGCGAGGAATTCGCCGCCAAGCAGCCGCTCAAGGGCGCCCGCATCGCCGGCAGCCTGCACATGACCATCCAGACCGGCGTGCTGATCGAGACGCTGGTGGCGCTGGGCGCCGAAGTGCGCTGGGCCTCGTGCAACATCTTCTCGACGCAGGACCATGCCGCCGCCGCCATCGCCGCGTCCGGCACGCCGGTCTTCGCCGTCAAGGGCGAGACGCTCGAAGAGTACTGGCAGTACACGCACAAGATCTTCGAATGGCCCAATGGCCAGAACGCCAACATGATCCTGGACGACGGCGGCGACGCCACCCTGATGCTGCACCTGGGCACCAAGGCTGAAAAGGACATCTCGGTGCTGGCCAACCCGGGCAGCGAAGAAGAGCGCATCCTGTTCGCCGCCATCAAGGAAACGCTCAAGCGTGATCCGAAGTGGTACTCGACCCGCCTGGCGCTGATCAAGGGCGTGACCGAGGAAACCACCACCGGCGTGCACCGCCTGTACCAGATGTCGCAGAAGGGCGAGCTGGCTTTCGCCGCCATCAACGTCAACGACTCGGTCACCAAGTCCAAGTTCGACAACCTGTACGGCTGCCGCGAATCGCTGGTCGACGGCATCAAGCGCGCCACCGACGTGATGGTGGCCGGCAAGATCGCCGTGGTCGCCGGCTACGGCGACGTGGGCAAGGGCTGCGCCCAGGCGCTGGTGGCGCTGCGCGCCCAGGTCTGGGTCACCGAAATCGACCCGATCTGCGCGCTGCAGGCCGCGATGGAAGGCTTCAAGGTCGTGACCATGGAAGAAGCCGCCGCTCATGGCGACATCTTCGTGACGGCCACCGGCAACTTCCACGTCATCACGCGCGAGCACATGAACGCCATGAAGGACCAGGCCATCGTGTGCAACATCGGCCACTTCGACAACGAGATCGATGTCGCCTCGCTGGCCGACTGCAAGTGGGAAGAGATCAAGCCCCAGGTCGACCACGTGATCTTCCCGGACGGCAAGCGCATCATCCTGCTGGCCCAGGGCCGCCTCGTGAACCTGGGCTGCGCCACCGGCCACCCCTCGTTCGTTATGTCCTCGTCCTTCGCCAACCAGACCATCGCGCAGATCGAGCTGTACACGCGCAATGAAGCCTACAAGTCGGGCGAAGTCTACGTGCTGCCCAAGCACCTGGACGAGAAGGTCGCGCGCCTGCACCTGAAGAAGCTGGGCGTGAACCTGACCACGCTGCGCAAGGACCAGGCCGACTACATCAGCGTGCCGGTCGAAGGTCCTTACAAGCCGAATCACTACCGCTACTGA